The following proteins are co-located in the Dietzia timorensis genome:
- the pcaC gene encoding 4-carboxymuconolactone decarboxylase produces the protein MTEFDSTVGRADRTNEQARAEGMRVRREVLSDAHVDRAEANTTEFTADFQDLISRYAWGEIWSRPGLDRRMRSAVTLTAMIAGGYWEEFEMHVRAAVRNGLTNDEIKEIVLQSAIYCSVPAANSAFKIAAKVLGD, from the coding sequence ATGACCGAATTCGACAGCACCGTCGGCCGCGCCGACCGCACCAACGAGCAAGCACGCGCGGAAGGGATGCGTGTGCGCCGCGAGGTGCTCTCCGATGCCCACGTCGACCGCGCCGAAGCGAACACGACCGAGTTCACCGCCGATTTCCAGGACCTCATCAGCCGCTATGCGTGGGGCGAGATCTGGAGCCGGCCGGGGCTCGACAGGCGTATGCGCAGCGCGGTGACACTCACCGCGATGATCGCGGGTGGGTACTGGGAAGAGTTCGAAATGCACGTGCGCGCCGCGGTCCGAAACGGACTCACTAACGATGAGATCAAGGAGATCGTGCTGCAGTCGGCGATCTACTGCAGCGTCCCCGCAGCCAATTCCGCCTTCAAGATCGCCGCCAAGGTCCTCGGTGATTAA
- a CDS encoding DUF1992 domain-containing protein has product MTSEEPANESGGSPAPRDKGVPQRKPPGMAFETFVERQIRQSIERGEFDNLPGAGKPLPIRDGGEDWWINQLIEREGLTGHELLPPALRLRRERELLPEKARSCRTEAEVRELAAGYNRDVAEEVRRGVGDGPNIPLRRIDPDILVSTWRDSRHP; this is encoded by the coding sequence ATGACGTCGGAGGAACCAGCCAACGAATCGGGCGGCTCGCCCGCGCCGCGGGACAAGGGCGTGCCCCAGCGAAAGCCGCCGGGAATGGCCTTCGAGACATTTGTAGAGCGTCAGATCCGGCAGTCCATCGAGCGCGGGGAGTTCGACAATCTGCCCGGCGCCGGAAAGCCTCTGCCAATACGCGACGGGGGAGAGGACTGGTGGATTAACCAGCTCATCGAGCGCGAAGGTCTCACCGGCCACGAGCTCCTCCCGCCAGCGCTGCGCCTTCGGCGTGAACGCGAGCTGCTCCCCGAGAAGGCGCGCTCATGCCGCACCGAGGCCGAGGTGCGCGAGCTTGCCGCAGGTTACAACCGCGACGTCGCCGAGGAAGTCCGTCGCGGCGTAGGAGACGGTCCGAACATCCCCCTGCGCAGAATCGATCCGGATATCCTGGTCTCCACGTGGCGGGATAGCCGCCACCCGTAA
- a CDS encoding serine hydrolase domain-containing protein — protein MKTTWPWALAAVVVAVGAIVVAPVAAASKHESTTLAETFAAHTDAPGTAVAVVDLDGHILDSSTFGRDGSHNPIDTDTPFVWGSVSKSVMAAAVLDSGVDTDLSVIDALPFLSKGASLGRDVTVGDLLNHTSGLPHSLSATDIDRSAGALEVLEGPNSPLLDVDVSERGGFNYSSLNYLLLQAILERQGDLSSLLEHSAPGVITSYQEFSDSVSAGHVPVFGLNRAHRIAQDHAGLGYGYLAGSVEVLARYAAEQARLRVPGGPGERLPDTVARDGSRYASGWYVDAGDSDAGRGATFRHSGAVPGYFAHVALAPEDGKAVVALANRYGEMEAARMSAEAERTVAAALGESGSAAAAPGRPWGYILAMVAGGIAVLLLWVRAAFAWRARASRSAPGALLEASAVGLTAAAAIAVPAYLGYPVALIAQWAPDVAILLSAFGGFAVLLAGVCAATALTGRYRRTS, from the coding sequence GTGAAAACGACATGGCCCTGGGCACTCGCAGCGGTGGTGGTGGCCGTCGGCGCGATCGTCGTCGCGCCCGTCGCCGCTGCCTCGAAGCATGAATCGACCACGCTTGCCGAAACCTTCGCCGCGCATACCGACGCACCCGGGACGGCAGTGGCGGTGGTCGACCTCGACGGCCACATCCTCGACTCCAGCACATTTGGCCGCGACGGCAGCCACAATCCGATCGACACCGACACCCCGTTCGTCTGGGGGTCGGTGTCGAAATCGGTGATGGCGGCCGCCGTGCTCGACTCCGGAGTGGACACCGATCTCTCCGTTATCGATGCGCTGCCCTTCCTCTCCAAGGGCGCCTCACTGGGGAGGGATGTCACAGTCGGCGACCTCCTCAACCACACGAGCGGGCTGCCGCACTCGCTCTCGGCCACCGACATCGACCGGAGCGCCGGAGCCCTCGAAGTCCTGGAGGGACCAAACTCTCCTCTGCTCGACGTCGACGTCTCCGAACGCGGCGGATTCAATTACTCAAGCCTCAACTACCTGCTGCTCCAGGCAATCCTCGAGCGACAGGGCGACCTGAGCTCGCTGCTGGAGCACAGTGCGCCCGGCGTCATAACCTCCTACCAGGAGTTCTCGGACTCGGTCTCGGCCGGGCATGTGCCGGTATTCGGCCTCAATAGGGCGCACCGCATCGCACAAGATCATGCCGGTCTCGGTTACGGGTACCTCGCCGGCTCCGTGGAAGTGCTCGCACGATACGCGGCCGAGCAGGCGAGACTTCGCGTTCCCGGTGGGCCCGGCGAGCGGCTACCGGACACCGTCGCGCGAGACGGCAGCCGGTACGCATCGGGATGGTACGTCGATGCCGGCGATAGCGACGCAGGACGCGGGGCGACCTTTCGCCATTCGGGAGCGGTACCCGGCTACTTCGCCCACGTCGCGTTGGCGCCCGAGGACGGTAAAGCGGTGGTTGCCCTGGCGAACAGGTACGGGGAGATGGAAGCCGCCCGCATGTCCGCAGAAGCCGAGCGCACGGTGGCCGCCGCGCTCGGCGAGTCGGGGAGCGCGGCCGCTGCTCCGGGGCGGCCGTGGGGATACATACTGGCTATGGTCGCGGGAGGGATCGCCGTCCTCCTGCTCTGGGTGAGAGCCGCATTTGCGTGGCGCGCCCGCGCGTCGAGGTCGGCGCCGGGAGCGTTGCTCGAGGCCTCGGCTGTGGGGCTGACGGCGGCCGCCGCTATCGCCGTGCCCGCCTACCTCGGATATCCGGTGGCGCTCATCGCGCAGTGGGCGCCGGATGTGGCGATCCTGCTCAGTGCGTTCGGCGGGTTCGCGGTGCTGCTCGCTGGTGTGTGCGCGGCGACCGCGCTCACCGGGCGTTATCGGCGGACGTCGTAG
- a CDS encoding lyase family protein produces the protein MADHGFLSPGFARADGLDDGCFATAMVDVELAWATATGADAARLGRLRDAAATIDPSEIAGGLEAGGNALIPLLAQWRRHLDDADARALHTGLTSQDVIDTALILLTRTAFAAARTDLSAAAGSLDGLAREFAQAPAAAHTLGQAAEGTTLGLRFAQWAEGLRRAADALGVAELPLAFGGAAGTARTQSAEEVARWGAELGLTVPELPWHTSRWPVLRIGSAAGEAIAALGKIGGDVITASRTEIAELAEPTGGTSSAMPHKQNPVRSILLRRSAIAAPGLTSTLSVAAGLAEDERPAGAWHAEWEAWRTLLRHLRSAASIGAELGAGLVVDTDRAAAHSEGLTQPDRARIAGLMDRDDNTRR, from the coding sequence ATGGCAGACCACGGATTCCTGTCTCCCGGATTCGCCCGCGCGGACGGGCTCGACGACGGCTGCTTCGCCACGGCAATGGTTGACGTCGAGCTCGCCTGGGCCACAGCGACGGGCGCGGACGCGGCGCGCCTGGGCCGGCTGCGCGACGCGGCCGCGACGATCGACCCGTCCGAGATCGCCGGTGGGCTGGAGGCCGGCGGGAATGCGTTGATCCCGCTTCTCGCGCAGTGGCGTCGCCACCTCGACGACGCCGACGCCCGCGCGCTGCACACGGGGCTCACCAGCCAGGACGTCATCGATACCGCGCTGATTCTGCTCACCCGCACTGCGTTCGCCGCGGCGCGCACGGACCTCTCTGCTGCCGCCGGCTCCCTCGACGGGCTGGCACGGGAATTCGCGCAGGCACCCGCCGCGGCCCACACTCTCGGGCAGGCCGCCGAAGGGACGACGCTCGGGCTGCGGTTCGCCCAGTGGGCCGAGGGGCTACGGCGCGCCGCCGACGCGCTCGGTGTCGCCGAACTGCCGTTGGCGTTCGGGGGAGCGGCAGGCACCGCCCGCACGCAGAGCGCCGAGGAGGTTGCTCGGTGGGGCGCGGAGCTCGGGCTCACAGTGCCCGAATTGCCGTGGCACACGTCGCGCTGGCCGGTGTTGCGTATCGGCTCGGCCGCCGGCGAGGCGATAGCAGCGCTCGGCAAGATCGGCGGCGACGTCATCACCGCCTCGCGCACCGAGATCGCCGAGCTCGCCGAACCGACCGGCGGCACCTCGAGTGCGATGCCGCACAAGCAGAACCCGGTCCGCTCGATCCTGCTCAGGCGCAGCGCGATCGCGGCGCCGGGGCTCACCTCGACCCTCTCCGTCGCTGCCGGGCTCGCCGAGGACGAACGCCCCGCCGGAGCCTGGCACGCCGAGTGGGAGGCATGGCGCACGCTGCTGCGCCACCTGCGCAGTGCCGCGAGTATCGGCGCCGAACTCGGCGCGGGCCTCGTCGTCGATACCGATCGCGCCGCCGCCCACTCGGAAGGGCTAACGCAGCCCGACCGGGCGCGCATCGCAGGGCTCATGGACCGCGACGACAACACCCGGCGATGA
- a CDS encoding ABC transporter permease, translating to MSGVITETEEPARPLGPGFGRQVSTMVRRNLTHIKRQPENLTDVTIQPIMFVVLFAYVFGGAISAPGGSYREWLLPGIMAQTMTFAAFIVAAGLSQDLEKGIVDRFRSLPISRASVLVGRSVSSIIHSMIGIIVMSITGLFIGWKIHGNIAEALGGYLLLLGFGFAMIWIGILVGSALKSVEAVNGVMFVTVFPVTFLANTFAPPESMPTWLRTIAEWNPISAVVQGMRELWGNAPVAGPDAALPLQHPVVATLIWVVVLTAVLAPLSLRAFNRRTSG from the coding sequence ATCTCCGGTGTCATCACCGAAACAGAGGAGCCGGCCCGTCCCCTCGGCCCCGGATTTGGCCGCCAGGTTTCGACGATGGTGCGTCGCAACCTCACCCACATCAAGCGCCAGCCGGAAAACCTCACCGACGTCACGATCCAGCCCATCATGTTCGTCGTCCTGTTCGCCTACGTCTTCGGCGGTGCGATCAGCGCCCCTGGTGGCTCGTACCGCGAATGGTTGCTACCCGGCATCATGGCGCAAACCATGACGTTCGCCGCGTTCATCGTCGCGGCCGGGCTGTCGCAGGACCTGGAGAAGGGCATCGTCGACAGGTTCCGTTCGCTGCCGATTTCCCGCGCATCGGTCCTGGTCGGTCGCTCGGTGTCGTCGATCATCCACTCGATGATCGGCATCATTGTCATGTCGATCACCGGCCTGTTCATCGGCTGGAAGATTCACGGAAACATCGCGGAGGCGCTCGGCGGATATTTGCTTCTCCTCGGTTTTGGCTTCGCGATGATCTGGATCGGAATCCTCGTCGGCTCGGCACTCAAGAGCGTCGAAGCCGTCAACGGCGTCATGTTCGTCACTGTCTTCCCGGTGACGTTCCTCGCCAACACGTTCGCCCCGCCGGAATCCATGCCGACGTGGCTGCGCACGATCGCCGAGTGGAACCCCATCTCCGCCGTCGTACAGGGAATGCGCGAACTCTGGGGCAACGCCCCGGTGGCCGGCCCGGACGCGGCGCTTCCGCTGCAACATCCCGTCGTCGCGACACTCATCTGGGTCGTTGTACTCACGGCAGTGCTCGCCCCATTGTCGCTGCGCGCGTTCAACCGCCGCACCAGCGGTTAA
- the pcaH gene encoding protocatechuate 3,4-dioxygenase subunit beta, with translation MSAPAHTTQPGPDDAADTQAEISRQIADIESEYLDSRESTGHELSSRLDYPPYRSSLLRHPTRAFAKVDPEAIELTSPAFGHRDVSPLEADLTIQHAGEPLGERITIAGRVVDGDGRPVRNQLVEIWQANSAGRYVHKRDQHPAPLDPNFTGAGRCLTDENGNYRFHTIKPGPYPWKNHANAWRPAHVHFSLFGTDFTQRMVTQMYFPGDPLFSLDPIYQSIVDPKSRERLIATYDHDLTTPEWSTGYRWDIVLTGARRTWTEA, from the coding sequence ATGAGCGCTCCCGCGCACACCACACAGCCCGGACCGGACGACGCGGCCGACACCCAGGCCGAGATCTCGCGGCAGATCGCCGACATCGAGTCCGAGTACCTCGACAGTCGCGAGTCCACCGGCCACGAGCTGTCCTCGCGTCTGGACTATCCGCCCTACCGCAGCTCTCTTCTGCGCCACCCGACCCGCGCGTTCGCGAAGGTCGACCCGGAGGCGATCGAGCTCACGTCCCCGGCATTCGGACACCGCGACGTCAGCCCCCTCGAAGCGGACCTGACGATCCAGCACGCCGGCGAGCCGCTCGGCGAGCGCATCACCATCGCCGGACGTGTCGTCGACGGCGACGGGCGTCCCGTGCGCAACCAGCTCGTGGAGATCTGGCAGGCGAACTCGGCAGGGCGCTACGTGCACAAGCGCGACCAGCACCCCGCCCCGCTCGACCCGAACTTCACCGGCGCCGGCCGTTGCCTCACCGACGAAAACGGCAACTACCGCTTCCACACGATCAAGCCCGGCCCGTACCCGTGGAAGAATCACGCGAACGCCTGGCGCCCGGCGCACGTACATTTCTCGCTGTTCGGCACCGATTTCACCCAGCGCATGGTCACCCAGATGTACTTCCCCGGCGACCCGCTGTTCTCCCTCGATCCGATCTACCAGTCGATCGTCGACCCGAAGTCCCGTGAGCGCCTCATCGCCACCTACGACCATGACCTCACCACCCCGGAATGGTCGACCGGATACCGCTGGGACATCGTGCTCACCGGCGCGCGCCGCACCTGGACCGAGGCGTAG
- a CDS encoding GNAT family N-acetyltransferase: MGYELRSGTPDIESYLRLRADSGLTPKTREQAEAGLPGTWRGCHVVDTDTGETVGMGRIIGDGGWYFHIVDMAVLPDHQRRGLGDQIMSWLLDTIEAESPPGRFVTLMADPPGRALYAKHGFTEAPEFSAGMGLWNGRIRR; encoded by the coding sequence ATGGGTTACGAACTCCGCAGCGGCACACCGGACATAGAGTCGTACCTGCGCCTGCGAGCGGACTCGGGCCTCACTCCGAAGACGCGCGAGCAGGCCGAAGCCGGTCTCCCCGGAACGTGGCGCGGCTGCCACGTCGTCGACACCGACACCGGGGAGACGGTCGGCATGGGTCGCATCATCGGCGACGGCGGCTGGTACTTTCACATCGTCGATATGGCCGTGCTTCCGGACCATCAACGCCGCGGACTCGGCGACCAGATCATGTCCTGGCTCCTCGACACCATCGAGGCCGAGTCCCCGCCCGGCCGATTCGTCACGCTCATGGCCGATCCGCCCGGCCGTGCCCTCTACGCAAAGCATGGCTTCACGGAGGCCCCGGAATTCTCCGCGGGAATGGGCCTGTGGAATGGCCGGATCCGCCGCTAA
- a CDS encoding MFS transporter, which translates to MPQASTASTSRAPRSAWPALICWFAVFLDGFDLVALGAVIPDLLDGEVLGFTSSSVTTVSTMSLVGVALGASLVGVIVARIGRRKLLVAATALFSLFTLLTAFAPSVELFGVYRFIAGIGLGACLPSALVIISEHMPAEKRSRANTYTMTGYHVGAVAASLVALSFSPNWHIPFLIGGILGLVAVPLMWFKLEDDTVHAPAPVAVDEADQTPERKESILSGRWRAITIAVWVGSFMGLLLVYGLNTWLPQLMRVAGYDVSDSIVMLFVLNVGAVTGLVLAGQVADRAGIRRTARLWFAMGTIFLALLSLQVPSAWLLNAMIFITGVFVFSSQVLIYAYINTTYPDSARPTAMGMAASVGRFGAIVGPLVTGALVTAGIAYPWGFYFFAAIGLLGLLAVWIVPNERRVRAEIEEENDRRTINA; encoded by the coding sequence ATGCCACAAGCCTCCACCGCGAGCACATCGCGTGCGCCGCGATCTGCATGGCCCGCGTTGATCTGCTGGTTCGCCGTGTTCCTCGACGGGTTCGACCTCGTTGCGCTCGGCGCCGTGATCCCCGATCTTCTCGACGGGGAGGTTCTTGGTTTCACCAGCAGCTCGGTGACCACCGTGTCGACGATGTCGCTGGTCGGCGTGGCTCTGGGCGCCTCGCTCGTCGGCGTCATCGTCGCCAGAATCGGTCGGCGCAAGCTCCTCGTCGCGGCGACCGCGCTGTTCTCGCTGTTCACGCTCCTCACCGCGTTCGCGCCCTCGGTTGAGCTGTTCGGCGTCTACCGCTTCATCGCCGGCATCGGCCTCGGCGCGTGCCTACCCTCGGCGCTCGTCATCATCTCCGAGCACATGCCCGCCGAGAAGCGTTCCCGCGCGAACACCTACACGATGACCGGCTATCACGTCGGCGCCGTCGCCGCTTCGCTCGTCGCGCTGAGCTTCTCCCCGAATTGGCACATCCCGTTCCTCATCGGCGGAATTCTCGGACTCGTCGCGGTTCCGCTCATGTGGTTCAAACTCGAGGACGACACGGTGCATGCGCCCGCCCCGGTCGCAGTCGACGAGGCGGACCAGACGCCGGAGCGCAAGGAGTCGATTCTCAGCGGACGGTGGCGCGCGATCACCATCGCGGTGTGGGTCGGCAGCTTTATGGGGCTGCTACTCGTCTACGGACTCAACACGTGGCTGCCACAGCTCATGCGCGTTGCCGGGTACGACGTGTCCGACTCCATCGTCATGTTGTTCGTGCTCAACGTCGGCGCGGTTACCGGCCTCGTGCTTGCGGGGCAGGTCGCGGACCGGGCGGGCATCCGCCGCACCGCGCGGCTGTGGTTCGCGATGGGCACGATCTTCCTGGCTCTACTTTCGTTGCAGGTGCCCAGTGCGTGGCTGCTCAACGCGATGATCTTCATCACCGGCGTCTTCGTGTTCAGCTCGCAGGTGCTCATTTACGCCTACATCAACACGACCTATCCGGATTCTGCCCGCCCGACCGCGATGGGCATGGCCGCCTCGGTCGGACGCTTCGGCGCGATAGTCGGGCCGCTGGTCACCGGCGCCCTCGTCACCGCCGGAATCGCCTACCCGTGGGGCTTTTATTTCTTCGCCGCTATCGGGCTCCTCGGCCTCCTGGCCGTGTGGATCGTGCCGAACGAGCGCAGGGTGCGCGCCGAGATCGAGGAGGAGAACGACAGGAGGACCATCAATGCGTGA
- a CDS encoding ATP-binding cassette domain-containing protein, with product MTEKTGPDRAIAVEAKNLVKKFGDFTAVDGVSFQVPKGSVLGVLGPNGAGKTTCVQMMTTLLTPTSGTATVAGYDVVTQPKQVRQSMGLTAQSATVDELLTGRENLRMIGDLYGLPGKRVKERADELLEKFSLSDAANKIAKSYSGGMRRRLDLAASLVAAPPVLFLDEPTTGLDPHARLELWEVLRTLVREGATLVLTTQYLDEADQLADNIVVIDRGKVIAEGTPLQLKDRSGAASLVVTVSRAEEVEQAEQILRSRVEEVHVDRDARRMTAPSEGVSALAAIANAFADAGIELDDIGLQRPSLDDVFLGLTGHRAEDTSNLGEDADKIAEEAK from the coding sequence GTGACTGAGAAAACGGGCCCCGATCGGGCCATCGCCGTCGAGGCGAAGAACCTAGTCAAGAAATTCGGCGACTTCACCGCAGTGGACGGAGTGTCCTTCCAAGTCCCCAAAGGATCGGTGCTCGGTGTGCTCGGCCCCAACGGCGCGGGTAAGACCACCTGCGTACAGATGATGACCACCCTGCTCACACCCACCTCCGGCACCGCGACGGTCGCCGGGTACGACGTGGTGACTCAACCGAAGCAGGTCCGGCAGTCGATGGGCCTGACCGCCCAATCGGCCACCGTGGACGAGTTACTCACCGGCCGCGAGAATCTCCGCATGATCGGAGACCTCTACGGCCTGCCCGGGAAGCGGGTCAAGGAACGGGCGGACGAGCTGCTCGAGAAGTTCTCGCTCAGCGACGCCGCGAACAAGATCGCGAAGAGCTACTCCGGTGGCATGCGCCGGCGCCTCGACCTTGCAGCGAGCCTCGTCGCCGCGCCGCCGGTGCTGTTTCTCGACGAGCCGACCACCGGCCTGGACCCGCACGCACGACTCGAACTGTGGGAGGTGCTCCGCACGCTGGTGCGGGAGGGAGCAACGCTCGTCCTCACCACCCAGTACCTAGATGAGGCGGACCAGCTGGCCGACAACATCGTGGTCATCGACCGCGGGAAGGTCATCGCCGAGGGCACCCCGCTGCAACTCAAGGACCGCTCGGGCGCGGCCTCCCTCGTGGTCACCGTGTCCCGCGCAGAGGAGGTCGAACAGGCGGAGCAAATCCTGCGCTCCCGTGTCGAGGAAGTGCATGTCGACCGCGATGCGCGCCGGATGACGGCCCCCAGTGAGGGCGTCAGTGCACTTGCCGCGATCGCGAATGCGTTCGCCGATGCCGGGATCGAACTCGACGACATCGGACTGCAACGCCCCAGTCTCGACGACGTGTTCCTCGGTCTCACCGGGCACCGCGCCGAAGACACCAGCAACCTGGGCGAAGACGCCGACAAGATCGCCGAGGAGGCGAAGTGA
- the pcaG gene encoding protocatechuate 3,4-dioxygenase subunit alpha has protein sequence MPKLLPTPAQTVGPFFHYALPYERGNELALPGAAETVVLHGTVYDGAGAPVPDALIELWQADENGEAPSPAGALQRDGITFAGYGRCATDAEGRYSFFTRTPGAMDGQQVPFFSLCVFARGLLDRVFTRAYLDPAGVEKDLADVPAERRSTLAVIREQEAPGRERFRFDIRLQGSDETVFLEFSPATASPSDVLEAQN, from the coding sequence ATGCCGAAACTTCTTCCCACCCCAGCCCAGACGGTCGGACCGTTCTTCCACTACGCGCTGCCCTATGAGCGCGGCAACGAGCTCGCCCTCCCGGGAGCCGCGGAAACCGTCGTACTCCACGGGACTGTGTATGACGGCGCCGGCGCTCCGGTACCGGACGCGCTGATCGAGCTGTGGCAGGCCGACGAGAACGGCGAGGCGCCAAGCCCGGCAGGCGCCCTTCAGCGCGATGGCATCACCTTCGCCGGATACGGCCGCTGCGCCACCGATGCCGAGGGCCGCTACAGCTTCTTCACCCGCACCCCGGGCGCGATGGACGGCCAGCAGGTCCCGTTCTTCTCGCTGTGCGTGTTCGCGCGTGGGCTGCTCGACCGCGTATTCACGCGCGCCTATCTCGACCCCGCGGGAGTCGAAAAGGACCTCGCGGACGTTCCCGCCGAGCGGAGAAGCACGCTCGCCGTCATCCGCGAACAAGAGGCGCCCGGACGCGAGCGCTTCCGTTTCGATATTCGCCTCCAGGGCTCCGACGAGACTGTGTTCCTGGAATTCTCGCCCGCCACGGCGAGCCCGAGCGACGTTCTCGAGGCGCAGAACTGA
- a CDS encoding VOC family protein → MSTAAQPERLSHPMVFINLVVEDVRKAIAFYRALGWHENEIFRDETSASMEVSDNIVVMLLENSKFSQFNDRESYTPGGPREVLNCIQLTSKEDVDTFVSRVRDAGGKITREPEAQGPMYGAAFDDLDGHGWELMWMDPEALAQMGG, encoded by the coding sequence ATGTCCACCGCAGCCCAGCCCGAGCGTCTTTCCCATCCCATGGTGTTCATCAACCTCGTCGTCGAGGACGTGAGGAAGGCGATCGCCTTCTACCGCGCACTCGGGTGGCACGAGAACGAGATCTTCCGCGACGAGACATCTGCCTCTATGGAGGTCAGCGACAACATCGTCGTCATGTTGCTGGAGAACAGCAAGTTCTCCCAGTTCAACGATCGCGAAAGTTACACCCCGGGGGGCCCGCGCGAGGTCCTCAACTGCATCCAGCTCACCTCGAAAGAGGACGTCGACACGTTCGTGTCGCGAGTGCGCGACGCCGGAGGAAAGATCACCCGCGAACCAGAAGCCCAGGGGCCGATGTACGGTGCCGCCTTCGACGACCTCGACGGGCACGGCTGGGAACTGATGTGGATGGATCCCGAAGCTCTCGCGCAGATGGGCGGCTAA
- a CDS encoding 4-hydroxybenzoate 3-monooxygenase, with protein MRERTTIGIVGGGPSGLMLSHLLHREGIEHIVVEARPREEIENTHRAGILEQGSADMLTDGVSDRVLHDGARHDGIDIRINGESHHVDFQGLVGASTFLYPQTDVFIDLADKAVEDGRDVRFGLGPVDVDDLTGSPLISYVDPESGERIEIECELLVGTDGSRSTCRRSIPEGERRAFYREYPFAWFGIMAETPPSHDELIYARSEAGFALISQRTPKLQRLYFQCDPGTDPNAWTDEDIWATFRERVNFGGFELNEGPIVHKSVLGFRSFVSEPMRWGNLLLAGDAAHTVPPTGAKGLNLALQDVRILAESLAEWHSARSDSALTAYSERCLRRVWKAQNFSYWMTSMLHANPEASEFDQRRSVAELRTVVESEHGKAWLAESYTGWPNERTHS; from the coding sequence ATGCGTGAGCGCACGACCATTGGCATCGTCGGCGGCGGACCCTCCGGCCTCATGCTGTCCCATCTCCTGCACCGCGAGGGCATCGAGCACATCGTGGTCGAGGCGCGCCCGCGCGAGGAAATCGAGAACACCCACCGCGCCGGCATCCTCGAACAGGGCTCTGCGGACATGCTCACAGACGGCGTCAGCGACAGGGTGCTTCATGACGGCGCACGCCACGATGGAATCGACATCCGTATCAACGGCGAGTCCCATCACGTCGATTTCCAGGGGCTCGTCGGCGCCTCGACGTTCCTGTATCCACAAACCGACGTGTTCATCGACCTCGCAGACAAGGCTGTCGAGGACGGACGCGACGTCCGTTTCGGACTCGGCCCCGTGGACGTCGACGACCTGACGGGCTCGCCGCTCATCTCGTATGTCGATCCGGAAAGCGGCGAGCGCATCGAAATCGAGTGCGAGCTGCTCGTCGGTACGGACGGCTCTCGCAGCACGTGCCGCCGCTCGATCCCCGAGGGGGAGCGCCGCGCGTTCTACCGCGAGTACCCGTTCGCGTGGTTCGGCATCATGGCCGAGACACCGCCGAGCCACGACGAGCTGATCTACGCCCGTAGTGAAGCCGGATTCGCGCTCATCAGCCAGCGCACCCCGAAGTTGCAGCGCCTCTACTTCCAGTGTGACCCGGGCACCGACCCGAACGCCTGGACGGACGAGGATATCTGGGCGACGTTCAGGGAACGCGTCAACTTCGGCGGCTTCGAGCTCAATGAGGGACCGATCGTGCACAAGAGCGTGCTCGGCTTCCGCAGCTTCGTGTCCGAGCCGATGCGGTGGGGCAACCTCCTGCTCGCCGGCGACGCCGCACACACGGTGCCGCCGACGGGCGCGAAGGGGCTCAACCTCGCGCTTCAAGACGTGCGCATCCTCGCCGAATCGCTCGCGGAGTGGCATTCCGCCCGTTCCGACTCCGCGCTGACCGCCTACAGCGAACGGTGCCTGCGCCGCGTGTGGAAGGCACAAAACTTCTCCTACTGGATGACGTCGATGCTCCACGCCAACCCCGAGGCCTCGGAATTCGATCAGCGCCGCTCCGTCGCCGAGCTACGCACGGTCGTCGAATCCGAACACGGAAAAGCCTGGCTCGCCGAAAGCTACACCGGCTGGCCGAACGAAAGGACACACTCATGA